From a region of the Streptacidiphilus albus JL83 genome:
- the nusB gene encoding transcription antitermination factor NusB produces MSTARNKARTRAFQILFEADHRGVTPVSVLADWVRRSRTPDEGTPQVSEYTMELVEGYSQYAARIDDLLATYAVGWTLDRMPIVDRNVLRLGAYELIWEDGVPDAVVLDEAVEIAKEFSTDESPAFVNGLLARLKDLKPTLRATRDERA; encoded by the coding sequence GTGTCCACCGCACGCAACAAGGCCCGCACGCGCGCCTTCCAGATCCTCTTCGAGGCGGACCACCGGGGTGTGACCCCGGTCTCCGTGCTCGCCGACTGGGTGCGCCGCTCCCGGACCCCGGACGAGGGCACGCCGCAGGTCAGCGAGTACACGATGGAACTGGTCGAGGGTTACAGCCAGTACGCCGCCCGGATCGACGACCTGCTCGCCACCTACGCGGTGGGCTGGACGCTGGACCGGATGCCCATCGTGGACCGCAATGTGCTGCGCCTGGGCGCGTACGAGCTGATCTGGGAGGACGGCGTCCCGGACGCGGTCGTCCTGGACGAGGCCGTGGAGATCGCCAAGGAGTTCTCCACCGACGAGTCGCCGGCGTTCGTCAACGGACTGCTGGCCCGTCTGAAGGATCTCAAGCCCACCCTGCGCGCGACCCGCGACGAGCGCGCCTGA
- a CDS encoding MFS transporter, which produces MATTAPPTRSAAPAAEPTAPAAPPRGLLPVVLISTFMTSLDFFIVNVAIPSMQQQLGAGPAGIQWIMAAFSLALAAGLVSAGRIGDIAGRRRIFALGLALFTASSAACGLAPTVGLLIAARAVQGLACALMAPQVLVILRTAFQGKAQAKAFAMYGLTMGIGAVFGQLIGGVLIRLDLFGLDWRTCFLINVPVGLVTLLLVGRSVPESTAPQRPRLDNIGVALVTAALVTLVLPLIEGRSEGWPLWTLLCLAATPVLLAVLGVHQYRHGRAGGHPVVEPTLFRERPFSAGMVAQLAFWAGQASFFLVLALYLQQGRGLDALASGLIFMVIGGGYLATSMYAHLLSARLGRQVIAVGALVMVVGLGLLRAAADSSGSGIGWLLPGLLVDGIGMGMVIAPLTGTILGRVSPELAGSASGLLATGQQVGSAIGVALIGNVFYGALGDGGATGFGHAFRLSLVVLIGCELLLAALVQLLPRQTAKAG; this is translated from the coding sequence ATGGCAACCACCGCCCCTCCCACCCGGTCCGCCGCCCCGGCGGCGGAGCCGACCGCGCCGGCCGCCCCGCCCAGGGGCCTGCTGCCGGTCGTGCTGATCTCGACCTTCATGACCTCGCTCGACTTCTTCATCGTCAACGTCGCCATCCCGTCCATGCAACAGCAGTTGGGGGCCGGACCGGCGGGCATCCAGTGGATCATGGCGGCCTTCAGCCTCGCCCTCGCGGCCGGGCTGGTCAGCGCCGGACGGATCGGCGACATCGCCGGTCGCCGACGGATCTTCGCGCTCGGCCTGGCCCTGTTCACCGCCTCCTCGGCGGCCTGCGGGCTCGCCCCCACCGTCGGCCTGCTGATCGCCGCCCGGGCCGTCCAGGGGCTGGCCTGCGCGCTGATGGCGCCCCAGGTGCTGGTGATCCTGCGCACCGCCTTCCAGGGCAAGGCCCAGGCCAAGGCCTTCGCCATGTACGGGCTGACGATGGGGATCGGCGCCGTCTTCGGACAGCTGATCGGCGGCGTACTGATCCGGCTCGACCTCTTCGGCCTGGACTGGCGCACCTGCTTCCTGATCAACGTCCCGGTCGGCCTGGTCACCCTGCTGCTGGTCGGGCGCTCGGTCCCGGAGTCCACCGCGCCGCAGCGCCCCCGGCTCGACAACATCGGCGTGGCACTGGTCACCGCCGCCCTGGTGACGCTGGTGCTGCCGCTGATCGAGGGCCGCTCCGAGGGCTGGCCGCTGTGGACGCTGCTCTGCCTGGCCGCCACCCCGGTGCTGCTCGCGGTCCTGGGCGTGCACCAGTACCGGCACGGCCGGGCCGGGGGACACCCGGTGGTCGAGCCCACCCTCTTCCGGGAGCGGCCGTTCAGCGCCGGCATGGTCGCCCAGCTCGCCTTCTGGGCCGGACAGGCGTCCTTCTTCCTGGTCCTGGCGCTCTACCTGCAGCAGGGACGCGGACTGGACGCCCTGGCCTCCGGGCTGATCTTCATGGTCATCGGCGGCGGCTACCTGGCCACCTCGATGTACGCCCACCTGCTCTCCGCCCGGCTGGGCCGACAGGTGATCGCCGTCGGCGCCCTGGTCATGGTGGTCGGCCTGGGCCTGCTCCGGGCCGCCGCCGACAGCTCCGGCAGCGGCATCGGCTGGCTGCTCCCCGGTCTGCTGGTGGACGGCATCGGCATGGGCATGGTGATCGCCCCGCTGACCGGCACCATCCTCGGCCGGGTCAGCCCCGAGCTGGCCGGATCGGCCTCCGGGCTGCTGGCCACCGGACAGCAGGTCGGCAGCGCCATCGGCGTCGCGCTGATCGGCAACGTCTTCTACGGCGCCCTCGGCGACGGCGGCGCGACCGGATTCGGCCACGCCTTCCGGCTCAGCCTGGTCGTCCTGATCGGCTGTGAGCTGCTGCTGGCCGCCCTGGTCCAGCTGCTCCCCCGGCAGACGGCGAAGGCCGGCTGA
- a CDS encoding nuclear transport factor 2 family protein, whose product MDRAQELVERYLATWNEADPAARRLLVDELWAEDGRYTDPLVDAEGRDAIDATIGAVLTQFPGLVFSLGGPVDAHHHIARFTWELGPAGGEALVIGFDVLSTDAEGRITDVQGFLDKVPSA is encoded by the coding sequence ATGGACAGGGCCCAGGAACTCGTCGAGCGCTACCTCGCCACCTGGAACGAGGCCGACCCGGCCGCCCGCCGACTGCTGGTCGACGAGCTCTGGGCCGAGGACGGCCGCTACACCGACCCGCTGGTCGACGCCGAGGGCCGGGACGCGATCGACGCCACGATCGGCGCGGTGCTGACCCAGTTCCCCGGGCTGGTGTTCAGCCTCGGCGGCCCGGTCGACGCCCACCACCACATCGCCCGCTTCACCTGGGAGCTCGGCCCTGCGGGCGGCGAGGCACTGGTGATCGGCTTCGACGTGCTGAGCACGGACGCGGAGGGCCGGATCACCGACGTCCAGGGCTTCCTGGACAAGGTCCCCTCCGCCTGA
- the efp gene encoding elongation factor P: protein MASTNDLKNGMVLKLDNGQLWTVVEFQHVKPGKGPAFVRTKLKHVLSGKVVDKTFNAGVKVETASVDKRSMQFSYKDGADFVFMDLDTYDQIQIPPAVLGDAANFLLEGFEATVAMYEGAPLYVELPASVELVIEYTEPGVQGDRSTGGSKPARLETGHEIGVPLFITTGEKIKVDTRTGDYLGRVNS from the coding sequence GTGGCTTCTACCAACGACCTCAAGAACGGCATGGTGCTCAAGCTCGACAACGGCCAGCTGTGGACCGTCGTCGAGTTCCAGCACGTCAAGCCCGGCAAGGGCCCGGCCTTCGTGCGCACCAAGCTGAAGCACGTGCTCTCCGGCAAGGTCGTCGACAAGACCTTCAACGCCGGCGTCAAGGTCGAGACTGCCAGCGTCGACAAGCGCAGCATGCAGTTCTCGTACAAGGACGGCGCGGACTTCGTCTTCATGGACCTGGACACCTACGACCAGATCCAGATCCCCCCGGCGGTCCTCGGCGACGCGGCCAACTTCCTGCTGGAGGGCTTCGAGGCCACCGTCGCGATGTACGAGGGCGCGCCGCTCTACGTCGAGCTGCCCGCCTCGGTCGAGCTGGTCATCGAGTACACCGAGCCCGGCGTCCAGGGCGACCGCTCCACCGGCGGCTCCAAGCCCGCCCGCCTGGAGACCGGTCACGAGATCGGCGTCCCGCTGTTCATCACCACCGGCGAGAAGATCAAGGTCGACACCCGTACGGGCGACTACCTCGGCCGGGTGAACTCCTAA